In bacterium, the following proteins share a genomic window:
- a CDS encoding AAA family ATPase, translated as MKIPRFYQELNKYLKPNKVLVIYGPRQVGKTTLLQDFLSQSQFKYKLESGDNIQVRHILGSQDTNLIREFTEGYELLVPCPIKEV; from the coding sequence ATGAAGATACCAAGATTTTATCAGGAACTGAACAAATATTTAAAACCGAACAAGGTATTGGTCATTTATGGTCCCCGTCAGGTAGGGAAAACTACCCTGCTTCAAGATTTTCTTTCTCAATCTCAATTCAAGTATAAATTAGAATCGGGTGATAATATCCAAGTCCGCCATATCCTTGGTTCACAAGATACAAACCTTATTCGTGAATTTACCGAAGGTTATGAGTTACTAGTGCCCTGTCCGATAAAAGAGGTATAA
- a CDS encoding DJ-1/PfpI family protein: protein MKKVLLFLCNGFEEYEASVFTDVLGWSRVYGDIPVGVTTGGRRPKIKGTWNFTVIPEIQIAEVKVKDYDALAIPGGFEKAGFYEDAYSEDFLELIRNFDKEKKIIASICVGALPLGKSGILKGRRATTYHLLDGIRRKQLAEFEVEVLNQDVVVDENIITSSSPATALNVTFKLLEMLTSKENCEKVKRWMGF, encoded by the coding sequence ATGAAAAAGGTATTGCTTTTTCTATGTAATGGCTTTGAGGAATATGAAGCAAGTGTTTTTACCGATGTGTTAGGCTGGAGTAGGGTTTATGGCGATATTCCGGTTGGAGTAACTACCGGTGGGAGGCGTCCTAAAATAAAAGGCACCTGGAATTTTACCGTCATCCCTGAAATTCAGATAGCTGAGGTTAAGGTGAAAGATTATGATGCTCTGGCAATTCCTGGGGGTTTTGAAAAGGCAGGATTCTATGAAGATGCCTATAGTGAGGATTTTCTTGAATTGATTAGAAATTTTGATAAAGAAAAGAAGATTATAGCTTCAATATGTGTAGGTGCGCTACCTTTGGGAAAAAGTGGCATTTTAAAAGGTCGCAGAGCCACAACATATCATTTACTTGATGGAATTAGAAGAAAGCAATTGGCAGAATTTGAAGTGGAAGTTCTTAATCAGGATGTGGTTGTGGATGAGAATATTATTACCTCTTCCTCGCCTGCAACTGCTCTAAATGTCACATTTAAATTATTAGAAATGCTGACATCAAAAGAAAACTGTGAAAAGGTGAAGAGGTGGATGGGGTTTTAA